The following nucleotide sequence is from bacterium.
CATGATGCGGCCGCCAAATGGCCCGCCGTATCGGCTGCCGGAATCGCACCGATATTGAATTACGGGCGGACTTGGAAGCCCGCGCTCCTTATCTCGCGTCCGCTTCTTCCAGCCCCTTGATCACCCATCGGCCGTCGTCCGTGCGCTGGATGTACTTCTCGACGCGGCTGCGCGCTTCCTTAAGGAATTTGTCGCATTGCTTTATTAGCGCGACTCCCTCTTCGAAAAGCTTCACCATATCTCCGAGTTTGATATCTTCGCGTTCAAGCTCCGAGGCGATGGCCTTCAGCCGCTCGAACGTCGTCTCGAAATCGTCAAGCGAATCGCGGGTGGCCGCGGACGTATCGCCGGCGGAATCGGGCAGTCCGGCGGCGGCGATTCCGAAATCCAGCGCTTCGTCCTCGTCCGGAATAAGCCCGCCGATGTCCGGCGAGGCGCCGTCGTTATCCTGTTTTTTCGATTTGCTCATTCCTGCTCCTCGGCCCCGCCGGGCATATCGACTACCGCAAAATACGCGCCGCCGCCGCCGCGGATGGACAACCGCTCGGCATGAGCGACATCCGCCGGGCCGGTCACGATTGTACCATCGGAAGCGCGCTCGACTATGCTGTACCCGCGCGCGAGATGCTTCGACAAATCGCTCGCTTCGAGCCGCGCCTGGAATGCCGAAAGCCGGTCGGCGAGCGATTTGAGAAGAGCGATCGCGGATTTCGCGGACGCGGATTCGAGAGCGCGCGCGTCGGATTGGGTACGTTCGATGCGCGTGAGGATCGCGGACGCCGCGCGGTGCCCGATAAGCGAAGTTGCGGCATCGCGCATTGCGCAGAGCCGCTCCGGAACGGCCGATAAAACGGAAGCAGCGCCGTCGGCGGTCTGCTCGGCCTGTTCGATTCTTCCGACGAGCGCGCGGATCGTGCGCAAATCGGACGCTGCGGTGAAATCGCGTCCGGATGTATTGAGCAGCCGCAGAGTGCGCGCGGGGATCGCGGATTTGAGCGCGTCCAGCTGCGCCAGCACGTCCGGCCAGTTGCCGGTCGCGGCGTCCATCGCCGCGGTCGGAGTGGGCGCGCGCAGGTCGCAGACGAGATCGCATATCGTCGTATCGCTTTCGTGGCCGACGCCGCTTATGGTCGGAATCGTGCAATCGGCGAGCGCGCGCGCAAGCGCTTCGTCGTTGAAGCACCACAAATCCTCGATGCTCCCCCCCCCGCGCGCGATTATCAGCGCGTCGAATCCATCCGGATCAGCCTGCGCGAGCGCGACCGCGCGGATAAGTTCCGCGGCCGCGCCGTCCCCCTGCACGAGCGACGGAAAAAGCTTGAGCTCGACGTGGGGCGCGTTGCGCGCATGGACGTTAAGCATATCCTGCAGCGCCGCGGCCTTAGGCGAAGTGACGATTGCCAGCCGGTGGGGAAGGGCGGGAATCGGAATCTTGCGCTCCGAGTCGAAAAGCCCCTGCGCCTTAAGCTTTTCCTTCAGTTTTTCATACGCGACCGCAAGCTCGCCCGCGCCGCGCGGGATTACTTCGTAAACCGTGAGCTGGTACTCGCCGCGCGGAAGGTATACGGTTACCCGGCCGGAGCAAACTACCTCGTCGCCGTCCTTGAGCTTGATGCGCTGCGCGCCCGAAGCGCCGTTGAACCATGCGCACCGCACCTGGCTTTCCTTGTCCTTGAGCGTGAAGTAAACGTGGCGGTCGTAGATTTTCAATCCGCTGATTTCGCCTACGACGGATACGGCCGCAAGCGCCGGCTCGTTTTCGAGCAGGCTTTTTACGAGCGTGGTCAGCTCGGTTACGGAAATCGTTTTGCGCGCGAACGACACGCCGCTATTTTACACGCGGCGAAACGACAAAAACCGCGCGGCGGCGATCAGAGCCGCAAACACTATGTATGGAAGAAATATTGCCGGGGGCGAT
It contains:
- the xseA gene encoding exodeoxyribonuclease VII large subunit, whose protein sequence is MSFARKTISVTELTTLVKSLLENEPALAAVSVVGEISGLKIYDRHVYFTLKDKESQVRCAWFNGASGAQRIKLKDGDEVVCSGRVTVYLPRGEYQLTVYEVIPRGAGELAVAYEKLKEKLKAQGLFDSERKIPIPALPHRLAIVTSPKAAALQDMLNVHARNAPHVELKLFPSLVQGDGAAAELIRAVALAQADPDGFDALIIARGGGSIEDLWCFNDEALARALADCTIPTISGVGHESDTTICDLVCDLRAPTPTAAMDAATGNWPDVLAQLDALKSAIPARTLRLLNTSGRDFTAASDLRTIRALVGRIEQAEQTADGAASVLSAVPERLCAMRDAATSLIGHRAASAILTRIERTQSDARALESASAKSAIALLKSLADRLSAFQARLEASDLSKHLARGYSIVERASDGTIVTGPADVAHAERLSIRGGGGAYFAVVDMPGGAEEQE
- the xseB gene encoding exodeoxyribonuclease VII small subunit; this translates as MSKSKKQDNDGASPDIGGLIPDEDEALDFGIAAAGLPDSAGDTSAATRDSLDDFETTFERLKAIASELEREDIKLGDMVKLFEEGVALIKQCDKFLKEARSRVEKYIQRTDDGRWVIKGLEEADAR